A genomic region of Candidatus Bathyarchaeota archaeon contains the following coding sequences:
- the aspS gene encoding aspartate--tRNA(Asn) ligase, translating to MLNGLGNWRRTHYTKEVSPKLDGKEAIVFGWVEDIRDLGRIAFYTLRDREGIVQVTVHKKNVSKKLLEKLNSIKRQYVIGVKGVIKANPEAPKGVELIPLEVKILGEALHPLPLDPTGRVPADLDTRLKARVLDLRRPECRAIFLIKHEVTNAIRNFLVDKGYIEVHTPRIISAAAEGGAALFTINYFDSQAYLAQSPELYKEQLITVFEKVFEVGTFFRAEETHTRRHLNEFISVDLEEAFVTMDDVMKTQEEMIIYVISKVKEKRKEELETLGVNLETPKTPFKRYTYSEILKELEKEGEKIEWGNDISTPAYRKLGNLHLNEFYFIIDWPSKTRPFYIKPKEDNPELSYAFDLMYEWIEIASGGSRVDKKTVFLERLREQKLNPESFKFYLNVFDYGMPPHAGWGLGLDRLIMALLKRENIREVVLFPRDRFLLIP from the coding sequence ATGTTGAATGGGTTAGGAAACTGGCGAAGAACACATTACACAAAGGAAGTTTCACCAAAACTTGATGGAAAAGAAGCTATAGTTTTTGGATGGGTTGAAGATATTAGAGATTTAGGAAGAATAGCATTTTATACCTTAAGGGATAGAGAAGGAATTGTTCAAGTCACTGTTCATAAAAAAAATGTTTCAAAGAAACTCTTAGAAAAACTAAACTCTATTAAAAGACAATATGTTATAGGTGTTAAAGGAGTAATTAAGGCTAATCCTGAAGCCCCTAAAGGAGTAGAGTTAATACCTTTAGAAGTTAAAATCCTTGGTGAAGCTTTACATCCGCTTCCTTTAGATCCTACTGGAAGAGTTCCTGCAGATCTTGACACTAGGTTAAAAGCTAGAGTATTAGATTTACGTAGACCTGAATGTAGAGCAATATTTTTAATTAAGCATGAGGTAACAAATGCTATTAGAAATTTTCTTGTAGATAAAGGGTATATAGAAGTTCATACACCTAGAATTATTTCAGCTGCAGCTGAAGGCGGCGCAGCTTTATTTACAATAAATTATTTTGATTCTCAAGCTTATTTAGCTCAAAGCCCTGAGCTTTATAAAGAACAATTAATTACTGTTTTCGAGAAAGTTTTTGAAGTGGGGACTTTCTTTAGAGCTGAAGAAACTCATACTCGTCGTCACTTAAATGAGTTTATTTCAGTAGATCTTGAGGAGGCTTTTGTAACAATGGATGATGTTATGAAAACTCAAGAAGAAATGATTATTTATGTTATTTCTAAAGTAAAGGAGAAACGTAAAGAAGAATTAGAAACTTTAGGTGTAAACCTTGAAACCCCTAAAACTCCATTTAAAAGGTATACTTATAGTGAAATCTTAAAAGAATTAGAAAAGGAAGGTGAGAAAATAGAGTGGGGAAATGATATTTCTACGCCAGCCTATAGAAAGTTAGGGAATCTTCATCTAAACGAGTTCTACTTTATAATTGATTGGCCATCAAAAACTAGACCTTTTTATATAAAACCTAAAGAAGATAACCCTGAATTAAGCTACGCATTTGATTTAATGTATGAATGGATAGAAATTGCTTCAGGTGGGTCTAGAGTTGATAAAAAAACAGTTTTTCTAGAAAGATTAAGGGAACAAAAATTGAATCCAGAATCATTCAAGTTTTATTTGAATGTATTTGATTATGGAATGCCCCCTCATGCAGGTTGGGGATTAGGATTAGACAGATTAATTATGGCGCTTTTAAAAAGAGAGAACATTAGGGAAGTGGTTTTGTTTCCTAGAGATAGGTTTTTGCTTATTCCATAA
- a CDS encoding 50S ribosomal protein L40e has protein sequence MPITDVFKKQLAQKHRLYYKICRNCGAKNASSAEKCRKCRSKNLRWKKRELGAK, from the coding sequence ATGCCTATTACAGATGTGTTTAAAAAACAATTGGCTCAAAAACATAGATTATATTATAAGATTTGTAGAAATTGCGGTGCAAAAAATGCTTCCTCAGCTGAAAAATGTAGGAAATGTAGAAGCAAAAATTTAAGGTGGAAAAAAAGAGAGTTAGGCGCTAAATAA
- a CDS encoding threonylcarbamoyl-AMP synthase, with protein sequence MVKILKANEDSLNEAALIIRRGGLVAFPTETVYGLGACAFNSEAVAKIFEVKQRPRFDPIIVHIADSKDIYQLCSKVNEKAKLLIKKFWPGPLTLVLPKSSVIPDIVTAGLETVAIRMPSHPIALKLIKKAEVPIAAPSANLFGHLSPTTAEHVAEQLGDKIDLIINGGKCTVGIESTVLDVTNEPTILRLGGLPIEEIEEVIGKVKILSVSEKPRSPGQLPRHYSPRTPLKIIKENESLNIEKGVKAGLLAFKQPKNAHFFKKIEILSSSGDLREAACNLFSCLHRLDKAGLDIIYAEPVPEIGLGKAIMDRLRKAEGIKI encoded by the coding sequence ATGGTTAAAATTCTTAAAGCTAATGAAGATTCTTTAAATGAGGCTGCTTTAATAATAAGGAGGGGGGGTCTTGTTGCTTTTCCTACCGAAACAGTTTATGGGCTTGGAGCTTGTGCTTTTAATTCTGAAGCTGTAGCTAAAATTTTTGAAGTAAAGCAGAGACCTCGCTTTGACCCAATAATAGTTCATATAGCCGATTCCAAAGATATTTATCAATTATGTAGTAAGGTGAATGAAAAAGCAAAATTACTTATTAAAAAGTTTTGGCCTGGACCGCTTACATTAGTTTTACCTAAATCCAGTGTTATACCTGATATAGTAACTGCGGGGCTTGAAACAGTAGCTATAAGAATGCCATCCCATCCTATTGCTTTAAAACTTATAAAAAAAGCTGAAGTTCCAATAGCTGCACCTAGCGCAAATCTCTTCGGTCATTTAAGTCCTACAACAGCAGAGCATGTTGCAGAACAATTAGGGGATAAAATTGATTTAATAATTAATGGGGGAAAATGCACTGTTGGTATTGAATCAACAGTTTTAGATGTTACAAATGAGCCCACTATTCTTAGATTAGGCGGTTTACCTATTGAAGAAATAGAGGAAGTAATAGGTAAAGTGAAAATTTTATCGGTTAGCGAAAAACCCCGCTCTCCAGGTCAATTACCTCGCCATTACTCTCCAAGAACGCCGCTTAAAATTATTAAGGAAAATGAGAGTTTAAATATTGAGAAAGGCGTAAAAGCTGGATTACTTGCATTTAAACAACCGAAAAACGCACATTTTTTCAAAAAAATAGAAATTTTATCAAGCTCTGGGGATTTACGTGAAGCTGCTTGTAATTTATTCTCTTGCTTACATAGGTTAGATAAAGCAGGGCTTGATATAATTTATGCGGAACCGGTTCCAGAAATAGGGCTTGGAAAAGCAATCATGGATAGGCTTAGAAAAGCAGAAGGAATAAAGATATAA
- a CDS encoding NTP transferase domain-containing protein, which produces MDLTALIMAGGKGSRMKIKCEKPLIKIMNKPMIQWVIEAVKESKVTSRIIVATSKNTQKTAEKASKLLVEVAETPGEGYINDYQYLIEKLKLKDTLILPSDLPLISSKTIRKIIEYYLRSKKPALSVMVPLNLCKKLGLTPEYVANVNGVMASPVGVNVINGLMIKKIFIEEEILVLNDVGLAINVNTLHELKLINKILNKEIHVV; this is translated from the coding sequence ATGGATTTAACAGCATTAATTATGGCTGGTGGAAAAGGTTCTAGAATGAAAATTAAATGCGAGAAACCGCTTATAAAAATAATGAATAAACCTATGATTCAATGGGTTATCGAAGCTGTTAAAGAATCTAAAGTAACTTCTAGAATTATCGTTGCTACTTCAAAAAATACTCAGAAAACAGCTGAGAAAGCTTCAAAATTATTAGTTGAAGTTGCTGAAACACCTGGAGAAGGCTACATTAATGACTATCAATATCTTATTGAAAAATTGAAACTTAAAGACACGTTAATTTTACCTTCTGATTTACCTTTAATCAGCAGCAAAACCATAAGAAAAATTATAGAATATTATTTAAGGTCTAAAAAACCTGCTTTATCAGTTATGGTTCCTTTAAATCTATGCAAAAAGTTAGGGTTAACTCCAGAGTATGTAGCTAACGTTAATGGGGTAATGGCCTCTCCAGTTGGAGTAAACGTTATTAATGGATTAATGATTAAGAAAATCTTTATTGAAGAGGAAATACTAGTATTAAATGATGTGGGATTAGCGATTAATGTAAATACTCTTCATGAATTAAAATTAATTAATAAAATTCTTAATAAAGAGATACATGTAGTTTAA
- the cobS gene encoding adenosylcobinamide-GDP ribazoletransferase, with protein MKVLKEFKSVAGFLTIFPVNEGSLIDAINGMYFFPIIGAIVGFTAGVFSLLISYFISRLLASSLTLGFLLLITGLHHLDGLADFGDGIMCSGTKEDRLKAMHDVSLGVGGLTLTILVSLSSIFAISQLNFNFLLQTLTASETSAKLSMVFLALTSKPAYNGLGASFINGMKGKKGLIKFSAALILSLIIIFPLLSFSGVLILISGLLASLIILIVSNIKLGGVTGDVFGAVNEVSRMISLITASLVV; from the coding sequence ATGAAGGTTTTAAAAGAGTTTAAAAGTGTAGCAGGTTTTTTAACGATTTTTCCTGTAAATGAGGGAAGCTTAATTGATGCTATTAATGGAATGTACTTTTTCCCTATTATTGGAGCAATAGTAGGTTTTACAGCTGGAGTTTTTAGTTTATTAATATCGTACTTTATTTCACGTTTACTTGCAAGCTCATTAACATTAGGGTTTTTATTATTAATAACCGGTCTCCACCATCTTGATGGTTTGGCAGATTTTGGAGATGGAATAATGTGTTCTGGAACTAAAGAAGATAGGTTAAAAGCTATGCATGATGTTAGTTTAGGTGTAGGAGGGTTAACATTAACTATTTTAGTATCTCTTTCCTCAATTTTTGCTATTTCTCAATTAAACTTTAATTTTTTACTTCAAACTTTAACCGCTTCAGAAACTTCAGCTAAACTTTCAATGGTTTTCCTAGCTTTAACTTCTAAACCTGCTTATAACGGGTTAGGTGCAAGCTTTATTAATGGAATGAAAGGAAAAAAAGGTTTAATTAAATTTTCTGCAGCTTTAATCTTGTCTTTAATAATAATTTTTCCTCTTCTCTCTTTTTCTGGAGTTTTAATTTTAATTAGCGGATTATTAGCTTCATTAATAATTCTTATTGTTTCAAACATTAAACTAGGAGGAGTTACAGGAGATGTTTTTGGAGCTGTAAACGAAGTTTCAAGAATGATCTCTTTGATTACTGCTAGTTTGGTGGTTTAA
- a CDS encoding adenosylcobinamide amidohydrolase, whose protein sequence is MSEIPIKGVNFFIKEECLALEFEKRYQSLSSAVLNGGFRKVKAIVNYQVDKDFSNKNPKAFLRRKLINFPKPIVGLMTAADITKYALKYSIQKNFSVCTIVTAGISNAVSVGEDTTQPHLGTINIIVLVDAQLSRSGMVNLIGTITEAKSMALIDLDVRSKFSGELASGTTTDAVALACTGRGDAINYAGTGTNLGIITGKIVREAVKEAVQKQYLFYSNRPLINRLEERGITLEHMIDVIFKHHPELKCFSKEYVKKLIEDNLKKAEITLLTIAGLRLEEDYFKGLIPKIENINLELIDKIFGLRIAKIINNKHGVKEFLNLCKNDSKTLNLGMFSKSVIKGLLAGVSSKLKSCK, encoded by the coding sequence ATGAGTGAAATTCCAATAAAAGGGGTTAACTTCTTTATTAAGGAGGAATGTTTAGCTTTAGAATTCGAAAAAAGATATCAATCTTTAAGCTCAGCTGTATTAAATGGTGGTTTTCGAAAAGTTAAAGCTATAGTTAATTATCAAGTTGACAAAGATTTCTCTAATAAAAATCCTAAAGCTTTTTTAAGAAGGAAATTAATAAATTTTCCTAAACCTATAGTTGGATTAATGACCGCTGCAGATATAACTAAATACGCATTAAAATATTCTATTCAAAAAAACTTCTCCGTTTGCACAATTGTTACAGCTGGAATCTCAAATGCTGTTTCAGTAGGAGAGGATACCACTCAACCACATTTAGGGACTATAAATATAATAGTTTTAGTTGATGCTCAATTGTCCAGAAGCGGTATGGTAAATTTAATTGGAACAATTACAGAAGCTAAATCAATGGCGTTAATTGATCTTGATGTTAGAAGCAAATTTAGCGGTGAATTAGCAAGCGGCACTACTACAGATGCTGTTGCATTAGCTTGCACAGGAAGAGGAGATGCGATAAATTATGCTGGAACCGGAACAAATCTAGGAATAATAACTGGAAAAATAGTTCGAGAAGCTGTTAAAGAAGCTGTACAAAAACAATATTTATTTTACTCAAATCGCCCCCTCATTAACCGTTTAGAAGAAAGAGGAATAACATTAGAGCACATGATAGATGTAATTTTCAAGCATCATCCTGAATTAAAATGTTTCTCTAAGGAGTATGTGAAGAAACTTATTGAAGATAATTTAAAAAAAGCTGAAATAACCTTATTAACTATAGCTGGTTTAAGATTAGAAGAAGATTATTTTAAAGGATTAATTCCAAAAATAGAGAATATTAATTTAGAGTTAATTGATAAAATTTTTGGGTTACGTATAGCTAAAATTATAAATAATAAGCATGGGGTAAAAGAGTTTTTAAATTTATGCAAAAATGACTCAAAAACTCTAAACTTAGGAATGTTTTCAAAAAGCGTTATAAAGGGTTTGTTAGCAGGGGTTTCTTCAAAGTTAAAGAGTTGTAAATAA
- a CDS encoding TIGR00303 family protein → MNIEEKKPIFICVIGTTETAKIPGISAAGKNPEFTDYTPPADVELLLYGECKCISAVPVTPEGIPTPALITMSALKIGDIPTFIVSGGVKIKPYAPIIDLGGEPGKDLRSGKAVKNPEEIFKKAELIGKNFSKMADYIIIGESVPGGTTTALAVMLAAGINAEGKVSSSMINNPHNLKNLIVKEAFKKAGLNFGDLKNKPLEAVALFGDPMMPAFAGLVSGAAEKVKVLMAGGTQMGAILTILKIEKPEALNNIAIGTTRWIIEDKSSDIKGIMKQFGEIPVMAANLNFSKSSYQGLKAYEQGIVKEGVGAGGASIGSIVKSKGFINSETLLKEIEKNYERLIAGRL, encoded by the coding sequence ATGAATATAGAGGAGAAAAAACCAATCTTCATTTGTGTTATAGGAACAACTGAAACAGCAAAAATACCTGGAATCTCTGCTGCTGGAAAAAATCCAGAATTCACGGATTATACCCCTCCAGCGGATGTAGAGCTTCTTTTATATGGGGAATGCAAATGTATCTCAGCTGTTCCAGTTACTCCGGAGGGAATTCCAACACCTGCTTTAATAACTATGTCAGCATTAAAAATTGGTGACATTCCTACCTTTATTGTATCTGGAGGAGTTAAAATTAAACCTTATGCTCCAATAATAGATTTAGGAGGAGAACCTGGGAAAGATTTAAGATCTGGAAAAGCTGTAAAGAATCCTGAAGAAATTTTTAAAAAAGCTGAGTTAATTGGAAAAAACTTCTCTAAAATGGCTGATTATATTATAATTGGAGAAAGCGTTCCAGGTGGGACAACCACAGCTTTAGCAGTTATGCTTGCGGCAGGTATAAATGCTGAAGGAAAAGTTAGCAGCAGCATGATAAATAACCCTCATAACCTTAAGAATCTTATAGTTAAAGAAGCTTTTAAAAAAGCTGGATTAAACTTTGGAGATTTAAAAAATAAACCATTAGAAGCTGTGGCTTTATTTGGAGATCCTATGATGCCTGCTTTCGCTGGATTAGTTTCTGGAGCTGCTGAAAAAGTTAAAGTATTAATGGCAGGTGGAACGCAGATGGGCGCTATTTTAACCATATTAAAAATTGAAAAACCAGAAGCTTTAAACAATATTGCTATCGGCACCACTAGATGGATTATTGAAGATAAAAGCTCAGATATAAAGGGGATAATGAAACAATTTGGAGAAATTCCAGTAATGGCTGCTAATTTAAATTTCAGCAAATCTTCCTATCAAGGCTTAAAAGCATACGAGCAAGGGATAGTGAAGGAAGGAGTTGGCGCTGGAGGCGCCTCCATAGGAAGCATCGTTAAATCTAAAGGTTTTATAAATTCTGAAACACTTCTTAAAGAAATAGAGAAAAATTATGAAAGATTAATTGCTGGGCGATTATGA
- a CDS encoding cobalamin biosynthesis protein — protein MNLSFIENLFILGLAFIIDFLFGEPPALVHPTVWMGRFISFLKPKFKSLNSKRERINGVLIWFLCFLIFIPSVYIILTIIKKVNYIFYIFTAALVLKSTFAVKSWKFHIDPLIKALKEENIIEARKLVGKIVGRNTKELSKEQVASAAIESIAEGIVDGVTSPAFYFAIFGLSGAYAFRLANTFDSMIGYRDKEHINIGWFSAKMDTLLNFLPARLSAITMLLACLILKRDWKFANRILMRDKNLPLSVNSGWPMAAMAGILKVKLEKPNFYILGKELRSPTIEDIYLALKIMHLTIFLFILIFVIPTTFLLSII, from the coding sequence ATGAATTTAAGTTTTATCGAGAATTTATTTATACTTGGATTAGCTTTTATTATAGATTTTTTGTTTGGTGAGCCTCCTGCATTAGTTCATCCGACTGTTTGGATGGGACGATTTATTTCTTTTTTAAAACCTAAATTTAAATCTTTAAATTCTAAAAGAGAAAGAATTAATGGTGTATTAATTTGGTTTTTATGCTTTTTAATTTTTATACCTTCAGTATATATTATTTTAACAATTATTAAAAAAGTTAATTATATTTTCTATATTTTTACAGCAGCATTAGTTTTAAAATCTACGTTTGCTGTAAAATCATGGAAATTTCACATAGATCCTTTAATAAAAGCTCTTAAAGAAGAAAATATTATTGAAGCAAGAAAGTTAGTAGGCAAGATTGTTGGAAGAAACACTAAAGAATTAAGTAAAGAGCAGGTAGCTTCTGCAGCAATTGAAAGTATTGCTGAAGGGATTGTGGATGGTGTAACCAGCCCTGCATTTTATTTCGCAATTTTTGGGTTATCTGGTGCATACGCATTTAGGCTAGCAAATACTTTCGATTCTATGATAGGTTATAGAGATAAAGAGCATATAAATATAGGTTGGTTTTCAGCTAAGATGGATACTTTACTAAATTTTCTACCAGCTAGATTATCAGCGATAACTATGCTTTTAGCTTGTTTGATTTTAAAAAGAGACTGGAAATTCGCTAATCGAATTTTAATGAGAGATAAAAATTTGCCTTTAAGCGTTAATTCTGGTTGGCCTATGGCAGCTATGGCAGGTATATTAAAAGTAAAGCTTGAAAAACCAAACTTTTACATACTTGGAAAAGAGTTAAGATCACCTACAATTGAAGATATTTACTTAGCCTTAAAAATTATGCATTTAACAATTTTCCTATTTATTTTAATTTTTGTCATTCCTACAACATTTTTATTAAGTATAATCTAA
- a CDS encoding cobalamin-binding protein: MKIEKKLLALLIIILVIGAISGYNFYTITQLNQRINELNISLNAMAVSEIIKDAYGRTIVVIPEGVKAPHISATIVKTPVKRIASFAPSITETLFSLGIGNKVVAVTKWCDWPQEMIEKKKAGELTIFESIVDPEVEKVVAAKPDLILVTTIMKPEGIAKLEELGFPVVGINYGKSLDDIYNAIMLIGKLTGVEYEAENLINEMKQNITKVSNAVANLPKPKVFWMSWHDPLMSAGEPSFINTLIEAAGGVNIFKSANVAWPMVSPEEVLAQNPDVIAFSEGHPGISNVNDLLSFFPAWSEIKAVKDGKVFIVPVFFTHPGPRTAEAVEIFAELIHGIEIA; encoded by the coding sequence ATGAAGATTGAAAAAAAGCTTTTAGCTTTACTTATAATAATTCTCGTTATTGGAGCTATTTCAGGTTACAACTTCTATACAATAACTCAGCTTAACCAAAGAATTAACGAGTTAAACATAAGTCTTAACGCAATGGCTGTTAGCGAAATTATTAAGGATGCTTACGGTAGAACTATAGTTGTTATTCCAGAAGGTGTTAAAGCTCCGCATATATCTGCAACTATAGTTAAAACTCCTGTGAAAAGAATCGCTTCATTTGCTCCAAGCATAACTGAAACGCTTTTTTCTTTAGGTATAGGAAATAAAGTTGTAGCTGTAACAAAATGGTGTGATTGGCCTCAAGAAATGATAGAAAAAAAGAAGGCGGGTGAGCTTACTATTTTTGAAAGCATAGTTGATCCTGAAGTTGAAAAGGTTGTCGCAGCAAAGCCTGATTTAATTTTAGTTACAACTATTATGAAGCCTGAAGGTATAGCAAAGCTAGAGGAACTAGGTTTTCCTGTAGTTGGTATAAATTATGGAAAAAGCCTTGATGACATATATAATGCTATAATGTTAATTGGTAAATTAACAGGAGTAGAATATGAAGCGGAAAACCTTATAAATGAAATGAAGCAAAACATTACTAAAGTATCTAATGCAGTAGCTAATTTACCAAAGCCTAAAGTCTTTTGGATGAGTTGGCACGATCCTCTCATGTCAGCTGGGGAACCCAGCTTTATTAATACACTTATTGAGGCTGCTGGAGGTGTAAACATCTTTAAGAGCGCAAATGTTGCTTGGCCTATGGTGAGTCCTGAAGAAGTTTTAGCTCAAAACCCTGATGTTATTGCCTTTAGCGAGGGCCATCCAGGAATATCAAATGTTAATGATCTATTAAGCTTCTTTCCAGCTTGGAGTGAGATTAAAGCGGTGAAAGATGGAAAAGTCTTTATAGTACCAGTATTTTTTACACATCCAGGTCCAAGAACAGCTGAAGCTGTAGAAATCTTTGCTGAATTAATTCATGGAATTGAAATAGCTTAA
- a CDS encoding radical SAM protein, translated as MTNIYHITYYTYDNSIYIFFQGCNFKCKGCILKQLIWDCHLNDETQHTLQAIKDLRRLSLSEFKDIIKGIDVREAILGGGEPTIDKELPNIINMLNALGVKTRLLTNGYVVNEDFIKKLEEAGLSSICVSIKSYDDNIHQFYTGRSNEPVLNNFKILNKSWIELTAESILIPGLIEDDEIERIAKFIASINPSIPYRIDAFIPIDNAPWRAPSLEEMIKALKIAKRYLKKVHYIYSKTKIEGKVINIYPKNKVE; from the coding sequence ATGACAAACATTTATCATATTACATACTATACTTATGATAATTCTATATACATCTTTTTTCAAGGATGCAACTTTAAATGTAAAGGATGCATATTAAAGCAGTTGATTTGGGATTGTCATCTTAATGATGAGACTCAACATACTCTTCAAGCTATTAAAGATTTAAGAAGATTATCTTTAAGTGAATTTAAGGATATTATTAAAGGGATTGATGTAAGAGAAGCTATATTAGGAGGGGGAGAACCTACTATTGATAAAGAGCTGCCAAACATAATTAATATGCTTAACGCGCTTGGCGTTAAAACTCGCTTATTAACCAATGGTTATGTTGTAAATGAAGATTTCATAAAAAAATTAGAAGAAGCAGGGCTTTCTAGCATTTGCGTAAGCATTAAATCTTATGATGATAATATTCATCAATTTTATACAGGGCGAAGTAATGAACCAGTTTTAAATAATTTTAAGATTCTGAATAAAAGTTGGATTGAATTAACGGCAGAAAGCATTCTAATTCCAGGGTTAATTGAGGATGATGAAATTGAAAGAATAGCTAAATTTATCGCAAGCATTAATCCATCTATACCATATAGAATAGATGCTTTCATCCCTATTGATAATGCTCCTTGGAGAGCCCCTTCTTTAGAAGAAATGATTAAAGCATTAAAAATAGCTAAAAGATATTTAAAAAAAGTTCATTATATTTATAGTAAAACAAAAATCGAAGGGAAAGTTATCAATATTTACCCAAAAAATAAAGTGGAATAA
- a CDS encoding iron ABC transporter permease — MNLYYNELNSLKHYYKKIKLTKFIFLILIVLVVFSFFLGLSVGVVDIPLSIVIKILFNSSYSESMHAKILLDIRLPRVIATLFIGAALATSGVSLQTLFRNQLAEPYILGVASGALLGVSIIVALGVTQQPFGLYTMSLMAFLGAFLTTLLVYTISKAFGLKPVSVLLIGLAFSFLSSSIVTFLQYLALKDVHVIFSWMMGSFSAINWNHIQIIAIIIPLGLLLLFIKVKDLNAMLLGEEYAKQLGVNIKNLTQYLIIVVAIVTSVSVASAGIIGFVGLVIPHIARLIIGYDNKFLMPISALIGASFLALSDALSRVIIRPSELPIGVVTSMVGAPLFIYLLLKKGRSG, encoded by the coding sequence ATGAATCTTTATTATAATGAATTAAATTCGCTTAAGCATTATTATAAAAAAATTAAGTTAACTAAGTTTATTTTTTTAATCTTAATTGTTTTAGTTGTTTTCTCTTTCTTTTTAGGCTTATCTGTAGGCGTTGTTGATATACCATTAAGTATTGTTATTAAAATCTTATTTAATTCTAGCTATAGCGAAAGCATGCATGCAAAAATATTGCTTGATATTCGTCTTCCAAGAGTTATTGCAACTTTATTTATAGGAGCAGCTTTAGCTACAAGCGGGGTGAGTTTACAAACTTTATTTAGGAATCAATTAGCGGAACCATATATTCTTGGAGTTGCAAGCGGGGCTCTTCTTGGAGTTTCAATAATAGTAGCATTAGGTGTAACGCAGCAACCTTTCGGTTTATATACTATGTCGCTTATGGCTTTTTTAGGCGCTTTCCTCACAACTTTGCTGGTTTATACGATAAGTAAAGCTTTTGGTTTAAAACCAGTATCAGTATTGCTGATAGGTCTTGCTTTCAGCTTTCTCTCCTCTTCTATAGTAACTTTCCTTCAATACTTAGCGTTAAAAGATGTTCACGTAATTTTTTCCTGGATGATGGGGAGTTTTTCAGCGATTAACTGGAATCATATTCAAATAATAGCAATAATTATTCCATTAGGTTTACTTCTACTTTTTATTAAAGTAAAGGATCTTAACGCGATGTTGTTAGGAGAAGAATATGCTAAACAGCTTGGAGTAAATATAAAGAATCTTACTCAATATCTTATTATCGTTGTGGCTATTGTCACTTCAGTTTCTGTAGCATCTGCTGGAATAATAGGATTTGTAGGTTTAGTGATACCTCATATAGCAAGGCTTATTATAGGTTACGATAATAAATTTCTTATGCCAATATCAGCACTTATAGGCGCCTCTTTTTTAGCTTTATCTGATGCTCTTTCAAGAGTTATTATACGTCCATCAGAGCTACCAATAGGAGTTGTAACATCTATGGTGGGCGCACCATTATTTATCTATCTTCTACTTAAAAAAGGGAGAAGCGGATAA